A single genomic interval of Astyanax mexicanus isolate ESR-SI-001 chromosome 4, AstMex3_surface, whole genome shotgun sequence harbors:
- the LOC125801406 gene encoding uncharacterized protein LOC125801406, whose translation MICKIAAQQGKDVHAVDAYVVALNADPLLSLPSDAASKDCILFPVWKPGHWLLCVLKPKVKRIHILDSSDPSARGDIECLSIISMLATRLVPGSWIIARNEDVPVQFGSSDCGVFMLMYALYVAHEWTFDFTQHDMPSIRRWWVNLLINNMTHGRKRRYDDITGQCMEQEYQGPEQENSEYLMSKDEETVAARTTGHHYRDSRLYRDSLEAQRWCNEHRNKFCGDVAPPPILNMSEEEMEEAFQKLDTLSIHTDEDERSDVLRNFGFSFTDLKDMAFFLDNVREKMGKRVSCELI comes from the exons ATGATATGTAAAATTGCGGCACAGCAG GGAAAGGATGTCCATGCTGTTGATGCTTATGTGGTGGCTCTCAATGCGGACCCATTGTTGTCTCTACCT TCAGATGCAGCATCAAAAGATTGTATCCTTTTCCCCGTATGGAAACCAGGACACTGGCTCCTAtgt GTTCTCAAGCCAAAAGTTAAGAGGATTCACATTCTCGACTCCTCTGACCCTAGTGCTCGTGGAGATATTGAGTGTTTATCCATTATCAG CATGCTTGCTACAAGGCTTGTTCCAGGATCCTGGATAATTGCTAGAAATGAG GATGTTCCAGTACAGTTTGGGAGTTCTGACTGTGGAGTATTCATGCTTATG TATGCACTATATGTTGCCCATGAATGGACCTTCGACTTCACTCAG CATGATATGCCTAGCATAAGGAGATGGTGGGTGAACCTCCTGATCAACAACATGACACATGGAAG GAAGAGGAGATATGATGATATCACTGGTCAGTGCATGGAGCAGGAGTACCAGGGCCCTGAACAGGAGAACTCTGAATATTTGATG TCAAAAGATGAGGAGACTGTAGCTGCCAGGACAACTGGGCACCACTACAGG GACAGCAGATTATACCGTGACAGCTTGGAAGCGCAGAGATGGTGCAATGAACACAGGAACAAGTTTTGCGGAGATGTTGCACCACCTCCGATTCTAAACATGTCTGAAGAGGAGATGGAAGAGGCATTTCAGAAACTGGACACCCTCAGTATACACACTGATGAGGACGAAAGATCTGATGTGCTTAGAAACTTTGGCTTTTCGTTTACTGATCTGAAAGACATggctttttttttagataatgtcagagaaaaaatgggcaaaagagtctcctgcgagttaatttaa